A DNA window from Jatrophihabitans endophyticus contains the following coding sequences:
- a CDS encoding prepilin-type N-terminal cleavage/methylation domain-containing protein: MFDNLIAKYHDIKAKRENGEGGFTLIELLVVVVIIGILIAIAIPLYLNYQKGANDKSSQSDLRAAVSTLQQCYSENSNSYPTAPANAADATGSITFTCGTTTEKANLSDGTHLTYAKDGSGVVTMKSWNTDGKKDSSTNAYSYDSSAGGSIK; the protein is encoded by the coding sequence ATGTTCGACAACCTGATCGCCAAGTACCACGACATCAAGGCCAAGCGCGAGAACGGCGAGGGCGGCTTCACCCTCATCGAGCTGCTCGTGGTCGTCGTGATCATCGGCATCCTCATCGCCATCGCGATCCCGCTGTACCTGAACTACCAGAAGGGCGCGAACGACAAGAGCTCGCAGAGCGACCTCCGCGCCGCGGTCAGCACCCTGCAGCAGTGCTACAGCGAGAACAGCAACTCCTACCCCACCGCGCCGGCGAACGCCGCCGACGCGACCGGCTCGATCACCTTCACCTGCGGCACGACCACCGAGAAGGCCAACCTGTCCGACGGCACCCACCTCACCTACGCCAAGGACGGGTCCGGCGTCGTGACGATGAAGTCCTGGAACACCGACGGCAAGAAGGACTCCTCGACCAACGCGTACTCCTACGACAGCTCGGCCGGCGGCTCGATCAAGTAG
- a CDS encoding type IV pilus modification PilV family protein: MPPTRVLPPLRRVEAGDDGGFTVVEALVAFVLLAVVSAAAIVAIANTTKTSKRSTDRVTAANLVQQDLQAARALRYPNYPAARSATTVVGTTSYTLTRSVSATTPAGATIGACPATPDFTNRPYMVVTTTVTWPPAGTADRVSAATELAC, encoded by the coding sequence ATGCCCCCCACCCGGGTCCTCCCCCCGCTCCGTCGCGTCGAAGCAGGAGACGACGGCGGCTTCACGGTGGTGGAGGCGCTGGTCGCCTTCGTCCTGCTCGCCGTGGTGTCGGCGGCGGCGATCGTCGCGATCGCCAACACGACCAAGACCTCGAAGCGCTCGACCGACCGCGTCACCGCAGCCAACCTGGTCCAGCAGGACTTGCAGGCCGCCCGCGCGCTGCGCTACCCGAACTACCCGGCCGCACGCTCGGCGACGACCGTCGTCGGCACCACGAGCTACACCCTCACCCGTTCGGTGAGCGCTACCACGCCCGCCGGCGCGACCATCGGCGCCTGCCCGGCGACGCCCGACTTCACCAACCGGCCGTACATGGTCGTGACGACGACGGTCACCTGGCCGCCCGCCGGCACCGCCGACCGGGTCTCCGCCGCGACGGAGCTCGCATGCTGA
- a CDS encoding type IV pilus modification PilV family protein yields MIRLRRIRRDGEDGFALIFVLMVTTVVMLGVAGVLAVVTPNITNSRGAQDRTAALAAAQSGVDDLISYLVSIPSCRSETKICPQALGATSTTLTGTRQRPSLGNGQTFTWTTASSATSDGYVRVTSTGSSNGVSRKIVADLSLQPSILAYGYYSDYESLSPQFLDDYYNPRSIYVSDSGTYGSVSSTYRGSSSVPKTVVWKGTAQSGTTAKCGQHWYYESAALPGRGNGSTNNTWYENGTVNSTSVTRSDNCDLVFSSSMVEDGLTFSRDAILSSGTGPKFNKAVYTMWGYNDGSKSYTTPAPTAGKYYRGDTMTNSPNLPAVAAADLVLPTSVGKDGIAENSCVYTGPTRVKLNGDGTATVTSPETTQKNAASDSACYPTVVGSSGIVDFKLNYATAGSGTVIVNHAGTVPSAGWASNPTKSTQTPAASNEVFYFPLTAGSDVPQHSDTSVSTDKCSTTAKYAATVGASCAWTNVASAGDGGGSTTGWSTYSAKKCSTTSAGTERSLFECEYGPQSTSYTPTGDVSGGQYKTVRTNIQAELAKGSCLTGTAAAQADCIEAMTNAQLAAANTGKHAYNYSSPSNNDHRYLATSTDNSPTTSTVATGTVTDSSQADDFFSRTAATPGKETVTQTPITTTVVRQTYSTTKKAWTTTNAAFTFTTTQNDYTYTAPSGGGRYFPDPNDVTEYATGTDASGNAVGSTGANQPGDLYVDGANKGKLSLVAENDVVVTGDITDPSGYTATSDAVSIVAGKNVRNYHPVKCADQTATDIANTTPGWCPNDITGLYSGSLVTNSGYSSAHPAEQYVNLKATGDRTIEAAIFALTGSLRTDNYNRGDAVGNLIVHGGIYQSHRGGNGVVSGSTGLSGTTLQYTYVDLQRAELPYVPPATSGNYMRPWNVVSISAGS; encoded by the coding sequence GTGATCCGGCTGCGGCGCATCCGTCGCGACGGCGAGGACGGTTTCGCGCTCATCTTCGTGCTCATGGTGACGACCGTCGTCATGCTCGGCGTCGCCGGCGTGCTCGCGGTCGTGACCCCGAACATCACGAACTCCCGGGGTGCCCAGGACCGCACCGCCGCGCTCGCCGCGGCGCAGTCGGGCGTCGACGACCTCATCTCCTACCTGGTGAGCATCCCGTCCTGCCGGTCGGAGACCAAGATCTGCCCGCAGGCGCTCGGCGCCACCAGCACGACCCTCACCGGCACCCGGCAGCGGCCGTCGCTCGGCAACGGCCAGACCTTCACCTGGACGACGGCGAGCTCGGCCACGAGCGACGGCTACGTCCGCGTCACGTCGACCGGCTCGTCGAACGGGGTGTCACGCAAGATCGTGGCCGACCTGTCGCTGCAGCCAAGCATCCTCGCCTACGGCTACTACTCCGACTACGAGTCGCTGTCACCGCAGTTCCTCGACGACTACTACAACCCCCGCTCGATCTACGTCTCCGACTCGGGCACCTACGGCAGCGTGTCGTCGACGTATCGCGGCAGCAGCTCGGTTCCCAAGACGGTGGTGTGGAAGGGGACGGCGCAGAGCGGCACGACCGCCAAGTGCGGCCAGCACTGGTACTACGAGTCGGCGGCCCTGCCCGGGCGCGGCAACGGCAGCACGAACAACACCTGGTACGAGAACGGAACCGTCAACAGCACGTCGGTGACCCGCAGCGACAACTGCGACCTGGTGTTCAGCTCGTCCATGGTCGAGGACGGCCTGACCTTCAGCCGTGACGCCATCCTCTCCAGCGGCACCGGTCCGAAGTTCAACAAGGCCGTCTACACCATGTGGGGCTACAACGACGGGTCGAAGAGCTACACCACCCCGGCACCGACGGCGGGCAAGTACTACCGCGGCGACACCATGACCAACTCGCCGAACCTCCCCGCCGTCGCCGCGGCCGACCTGGTGCTGCCGACCAGCGTCGGCAAGGACGGCATCGCCGAGAACAGCTGCGTCTACACCGGCCCCACCCGCGTGAAGCTCAACGGGGACGGCACGGCCACGGTCACCAGCCCGGAGACCACGCAGAAGAACGCCGCCAGCGACTCGGCCTGCTACCCGACCGTCGTCGGGAGCAGCGGCATCGTCGACTTCAAGCTCAACTACGCCACCGCCGGCAGCGGCACAGTGATCGTCAACCACGCCGGCACCGTCCCGAGTGCGGGCTGGGCCAGCAATCCGACCAAGTCCACGCAGACCCCGGCCGCGTCGAACGAGGTCTTCTACTTCCCGCTTACCGCCGGCAGCGACGTCCCGCAGCACTCCGACACCTCCGTCTCGACCGACAAGTGCTCGACCACGGCGAAGTACGCGGCCACGGTCGGCGCCAGCTGCGCCTGGACGAACGTGGCGTCCGCCGGTGACGGGGGTGGCAGCACCACGGGCTGGAGTACGTACTCGGCGAAGAAGTGCAGTACCACGTCGGCCGGTACCGAGCGCTCGCTCTTCGAGTGCGAGTACGGACCGCAGAGCACGTCGTACACCCCGACCGGCGACGTGAGCGGCGGCCAGTACAAGACAGTCCGTACGAACATCCAGGCCGAGCTGGCGAAGGGTTCGTGCCTGACCGGGACCGCCGCCGCGCAGGCGGACTGCATCGAGGCGATGACCAACGCACAGCTCGCGGCCGCGAACACCGGCAAGCACGCGTACAACTACTCCAGCCCCAGCAACAACGACCACCGATACCTCGCCACCTCGACCGACAACTCCCCGACGACCTCGACGGTGGCGACGGGAACGGTGACGGACTCGTCCCAGGCCGACGACTTCTTCTCCCGGACGGCCGCGACGCCGGGCAAGGAGACGGTGACGCAGACGCCGATCACCACCACGGTGGTCCGCCAGACGTACAGCACGACGAAGAAGGCCTGGACCACGACCAACGCGGCGTTCACCTTCACCACGACGCAGAACGACTACACGTACACCGCACCCTCTGGCGGCGGTCGCTACTTCCCGGATCCCAACGACGTCACCGAGTACGCGACCGGCACCGACGCCAGCGGCAACGCCGTGGGATCGACCGGCGCCAACCAGCCCGGCGACCTCTACGTCGACGGCGCCAACAAAGGCAAGCTCAGCCTGGTCGCCGAGAACGACGTGGTCGTCACCGGTGACATCACCGATCCGTCGGGCTACACGGCGACGTCCGACGCGGTGTCCATCGTCGCCGGCAAGAACGTCCGCAACTATCACCCGGTCAAGTGCGCCGACCAGACGGCCACCGACATCGCCAACACCACGCCGGGTTGGTGCCCCAACGACATCACCGGCCTGTACAGCGGCAGCCTCGTCACCAACAGCGGCTACTCCTCCGCCCACCCCGCCGAGCAGTACGTGAACCTCAAGGCGACGGGCGACCGCACGATCGAAGCCGCCATCTTCGCCCTGACCGGCTCGCTGCGGACCGACAACTACAACCGCGGCGACGCCGTCGGCAACCTGATCGTGCACGGCGGCATCTACCAGTCCCACCGTGGTGGCAACGGGGTCGTCTCGGGTTCCACCGGTCTGAGCGGCACGACGCTGCAGTACACCTACGTCGACCTGCAGCGCGCCGAGCTGCCCTACGTGCCGCCGGCCACGAGCGGCAACTACATGCGCCCGTGGAACGTCGTCAGCATCTCGGCCGGCAGCTGA
- a CDS encoding prepilin peptidase codes for MPTPWPAVALAAVLGLVVGSFLNVVIHRVPREESVVSPPSHCPRCDVRIRARHNVPVISWLLLRGRCASCGLGISARYPLVEAATGVLYAAVTLRFGVSATLPAFLYLATVAVVLTMIDFDVRRLPDAILLPSYVVSLALLIPAGAMDMDWHPATRGMAGGLLLGLLVFTLALALPANVSFGNAKLAGLLGIYLGWLSWGTLLVALVGTVVVAAAAGRRITVAAPVPAGGRHGGRALPLGPFLIGGTVLTVFAAAPAAALFGALLTG; via the coding sequence ATGCCCACGCCGTGGCCCGCCGTCGCCCTCGCCGCCGTCCTCGGCCTGGTCGTCGGGTCGTTCCTCAACGTCGTGATCCACCGCGTCCCGCGGGAGGAGTCGGTGGTCTCGCCGCCGTCGCACTGCCCGCGGTGTGACGTCCGGATCCGGGCGCGGCACAACGTCCCGGTGATCAGCTGGCTGCTGCTGCGCGGCCGCTGCGCCTCCTGCGGTCTGGGCATCAGCGCGCGGTACCCGCTCGTCGAGGCGGCCACCGGCGTGCTCTACGCCGCGGTCACGCTGCGCTTCGGGGTCAGCGCCACGCTGCCGGCCTTCCTCTACCTGGCCACCGTCGCCGTCGTCCTCACGATGATCGACTTCGACGTGCGGCGGCTTCCCGACGCCATCCTGCTGCCGTCCTACGTGGTGAGCCTGGCGCTGCTCATCCCCGCCGGCGCGATGGACATGGACTGGCACCCCGCCACCCGCGGCATGGCGGGCGGGCTGCTCCTCGGCCTGCTCGTCTTCACGCTCGCGCTGGCGCTCCCGGCGAACGTGAGCTTCGGCAACGCCAAGCTCGCCGGCCTGCTCGGCATCTACCTGGGCTGGCTGTCGTGGGGCACGCTGCTCGTCGCCCTGGTCGGCACCGTCGTCGTCGCGGCCGCGGCCGGGCGTCGCATCACCGTCGCCGCCCCCGTCCCGGCGGGCGGCCGCCACGGCGGGCGGGCGCTCCCCCTCGGCCCTTTCCTCATCGGCGGGACCGTGCTGACCGTCTTCGCCGCCGCCCCGGCCGCCGCGCTCTTCGGCGCCCTGCTCACCGGCTGA
- a CDS encoding type II secretion system F family protein — protein MSAPAKAKTKASKDRTFAYEAVDLKGKRSKGTVEARDESGVAAALKSQGVTALFIQETGKGLQREITLPGFGPKVGLKDLAVFSRQFATMATSGLSLLRSLTILEDQTENQVLAKAVRDVRRDIETGQSLSGALGKHDIFPPIMVAMIRAGETGGFLDKALERLAQNFEKDANLRAKIKSAMTYPVIVICFSLLMITGVLIFIVPVFEHMFANLGGKLPLPTQIMVTLSHNALWILPVTAVLAFAAVKGIRSKLKQDPAWRLRFDALKLRVPVFGTLFTKIAISRFARNLGTLLSVGVPVMQALEVVGGTTGNAVIGDAMKDVANSVKQGQPMSAPLGDHPVFPQMVVQMIEVGEETGQISAMLDKISDFYDHEVETATESLTAAIEPLMVVVMGALIGVMVICLYLPMFSIYQNIGNQ, from the coding sequence ATGAGCGCGCCGGCGAAGGCCAAGACCAAGGCGAGCAAGGACCGCACCTTCGCCTACGAGGCCGTCGACCTCAAGGGAAAGCGGAGCAAGGGCACCGTCGAGGCCAGGGACGAGTCGGGCGTCGCCGCCGCCCTGAAGTCCCAGGGCGTGACGGCGCTGTTCATCCAGGAGACGGGCAAGGGCCTGCAGCGCGAGATCACGCTGCCCGGCTTCGGCCCCAAGGTCGGCCTGAAGGACCTTGCCGTCTTCTCCCGGCAGTTCGCCACCATGGCGACGTCGGGCCTCTCGCTGCTGCGGTCGCTGACCATCCTCGAGGACCAGACCGAGAACCAGGTGCTGGCCAAGGCGGTCCGTGACGTCCGGCGTGACATCGAGACCGGCCAGTCGCTGTCCGGCGCGCTCGGCAAGCACGACATCTTCCCGCCCATCATGGTCGCGATGATCCGAGCCGGCGAGACCGGTGGCTTCCTGGACAAGGCGCTCGAGCGACTGGCCCAGAACTTCGAGAAGGACGCCAATCTGCGGGCGAAGATCAAGTCGGCCATGACCTACCCCGTCATCGTCATCTGCTTCAGCCTGCTGATGATCACCGGCGTGCTCATCTTCATCGTCCCGGTCTTCGAGCACATGTTCGCGAACCTGGGCGGCAAGCTGCCGCTGCCGACGCAGATCATGGTGACGCTCAGCCACAACGCCCTGTGGATCCTGCCTGTCACCGCGGTGCTCGCCTTCGCCGCGGTCAAGGGCATCCGCAGCAAGCTCAAGCAGGACCCGGCGTGGCGGCTGCGCTTCGACGCCCTCAAGCTGCGGGTGCCCGTCTTCGGCACGTTGTTCACGAAGATCGCCATCAGCCGGTTCGCACGCAACCTCGGCACGCTGCTGTCGGTCGGCGTCCCCGTCATGCAGGCTCTCGAGGTCGTGGGCGGCACCACCGGCAACGCCGTCATCGGCGATGCCATGAAGGACGTCGCGAACTCGGTGAAGCAGGGCCAGCCGATGTCGGCACCGCTCGGCGACCATCCGGTCTTCCCGCAGATGGTCGTACAGATGATCGAGGTCGGCGAGGAGACCGGCCAGATCAGCGCGATGCTCGACAAGATCTCCGACTTCTACGACCACGAGGTCGAGACCGCGACCGAGTCGCTTACTGCCGCGATCGAACCGCTCATGGTCGTCGTGATGGGCGCGCTCATCGGCGTGATGGTCATCTGCCTGTACCTGCCGATGTTCTCGATCTACCAGAACATCGGCAACCAATAG
- a CDS encoding PH domain-containing protein: protein MGYPEKLLADDERVVDHLHPHWITLVPATFFFVVVCAAAGVGIAYVPDDGTGRTVALAAILAVGVVLLLWLAFAPWIRWRTTHYVFTTHRVLIRRGVLHHTGRDISLQRISDVAFSQSLWDRLVRAGTLTIESAGEHGQERLDNVPRSDVVQQQLNRLIEEDGERRARTAYGTPPPHWDDPQR from the coding sequence ATGGGTTACCCCGAGAAGCTGCTCGCCGACGACGAGCGGGTCGTCGACCACCTGCATCCGCACTGGATCACGCTCGTGCCCGCGACGTTCTTTTTCGTCGTCGTCTGCGCCGCGGCCGGGGTGGGCATCGCGTACGTGCCCGACGACGGCACCGGCCGGACCGTCGCCCTGGCCGCGATCCTCGCCGTGGGCGTGGTGCTGCTGCTGTGGCTCGCGTTCGCACCGTGGATCCGCTGGCGCACCACCCACTACGTGTTCACGACCCACCGCGTGCTGATCCGGCGCGGCGTCCTGCACCACACCGGCCGCGACATCTCGCTGCAGCGCATCAGCGACGTGGCCTTCAGCCAGTCGCTGTGGGACCGGCTCGTCCGCGCGGGCACGCTCACCATCGAGTCCGCCGGCGAGCACGGCCAGGAGCGGCTCGACAACGTCCCGCGGTCCGACGTGGTGCAGCAGCAGCTCAACCGGCTGATCGAGGAGGACGGCGAGCGGCGGGCGCGGACGGCCTACGGCACCCCGCCGCCGCACTGGGACGATCCGCAGCGCTGA
- a CDS encoding putative bifunctional diguanylate cyclase/phosphodiesterase encodes MHSSARTRWAVGVAATAFVGVLAAFLIVRPGGPTAVRAVDDVAEFVAAFAGAVPCVWRATRTAGRSRASWLLVAAALVSWGAGEVVWTWYEVVARTENPFPSPADLGFLLFPVLALTGLLLRPSAAFRGGGRVRVVLDGVMVACSLLIISWATTLGQVYHAGAQTRFGLAVSLAYPASDVVMLTVALLVGIRTRAHTGLFLLLAGLVAMAVADSTFAYMTAAGHDLTGAFGDLGWVAAFLLIGMSALYPATEEQQARVATGSPLILSLPYALVLAGTAAEVAAVVGGRVDVAGVAVSCAAVLALFGRQWLTLADNRRLTRDVLAQQAELRFRAFHDGLTGLANRALFHDRITQALELHRRDRRSVSVVFCDLDDFKAVNDTFGHGVGDAVLTVVGERLQRVVRSGDLVARLGGDEFAVLSEYHVDARLGADVEILVERVRDVFAEPVAVGGYAIKVRASVGAATVEGSVTPGVEDVLRRADFVMYAAKQANKSAAAPLGGVAPVSVDADTDEALALADDVRDGRLPVAFQPIVLPDGEQMAAEALARWNRHGRPVPPDHFIPLAERNGLLPDLDLHVAARAVERAAAAGSAADAFVNFGLTTLGMADLPDRLLALLAAADVSAGRLVVEVPETRLITDPRILDVLTELRSCGFKIAIDDFGIGYSNLARLGALAPDVIKFDRSLIEPLGGSHASARIVASMIALAHDLGAMTVAEGVETPAQRDALVALGCDAMQGYLLGRPVVPEQPPALVPVA; translated from the coding sequence GTGCACAGTTCGGCCAGGACGCGCTGGGCGGTCGGCGTCGCCGCAACCGCTTTCGTCGGCGTGCTCGCGGCCTTCCTGATCGTCCGGCCGGGCGGACCGACCGCCGTGCGCGCCGTCGACGACGTGGCCGAGTTCGTGGCGGCCTTCGCCGGCGCGGTGCCCTGCGTGTGGCGGGCGACGAGGACGGCCGGCCGCTCGCGGGCGTCGTGGCTGCTCGTCGCCGCCGCGCTGGTGTCGTGGGGTGCCGGCGAGGTCGTGTGGACCTGGTACGAGGTCGTGGCGCGTACGGAGAACCCGTTCCCCTCGCCGGCCGACCTGGGCTTCCTGCTGTTCCCCGTGCTGGCGCTGACCGGGCTGCTGCTGCGCCCGTCCGCGGCGTTCCGCGGGGGCGGGCGCGTCCGCGTCGTGCTCGACGGCGTGATGGTGGCCTGCTCGCTGCTGATCATCAGCTGGGCGACGACGCTGGGGCAGGTCTACCACGCGGGCGCGCAGACGCGGTTCGGGCTGGCGGTCAGCCTCGCCTACCCGGCCTCGGACGTCGTGATGCTGACGGTGGCGCTGCTCGTCGGCATCCGGACGCGGGCGCACACCGGGTTGTTCCTGCTGCTCGCCGGCCTGGTCGCGATGGCCGTCGCCGACAGCACGTTCGCCTACATGACCGCGGCCGGGCACGACCTCACCGGCGCGTTCGGCGACCTCGGCTGGGTGGCGGCGTTCCTCCTGATCGGCATGTCGGCGCTGTACCCGGCGACCGAGGAGCAGCAGGCACGTGTCGCGACCGGGTCGCCGCTGATCCTGTCGCTGCCCTACGCCCTCGTGCTCGCCGGCACCGCCGCCGAGGTGGCCGCGGTGGTGGGCGGCCGCGTCGACGTCGCGGGCGTCGCCGTGTCCTGCGCCGCCGTCCTCGCCCTGTTCGGCCGGCAGTGGCTGACCCTGGCCGACAATCGCCGGCTGACCCGTGACGTGCTCGCCCAGCAGGCCGAGCTGCGCTTCCGCGCCTTCCACGACGGCCTCACCGGCCTCGCGAACCGTGCCCTGTTCCACGACCGGATCACGCAGGCGCTCGAGCTGCACCGCCGCGACCGGCGCAGCGTCTCGGTGGTGTTCTGCGACCTCGACGACTTCAAGGCCGTCAACGACACCTTCGGTCACGGCGTCGGTGACGCCGTGCTCACCGTCGTCGGCGAGCGGCTGCAGCGCGTCGTCCGCTCGGGTGACCTGGTGGCGAGGCTCGGCGGTGACGAGTTCGCGGTGCTGTCGGAGTACCACGTCGACGCGCGGCTCGGCGCCGACGTCGAGATCCTGGTCGAACGGGTGCGCGACGTCTTCGCCGAACCCGTCGCGGTCGGCGGCTACGCCATCAAGGTCCGGGCCAGCGTCGGGGCGGCCACCGTGGAGGGGAGCGTCACGCCCGGCGTCGAGGACGTGCTGCGCCGGGCCGATTTCGTGATGTACGCGGCGAAGCAGGCCAACAAGTCCGCGGCGGCGCCGCTGGGCGGCGTGGCGCCGGTGAGCGTGGACGCCGACACCGACGAGGCGCTCGCCCTCGCCGACGACGTGCGCGACGGGCGGTTGCCCGTGGCGTTCCAGCCCATCGTGCTGCCCGACGGCGAGCAGATGGCGGCCGAGGCGCTGGCGCGCTGGAACCGGCACGGCCGGCCGGTTCCCCCCGACCACTTCATCCCGCTGGCCGAGCGCAACGGGCTGCTGCCCGACCTCGACCTGCACGTTGCCGCTCGCGCCGTCGAACGGGCCGCCGCGGCGGGCTCGGCCGCCGACGCCTTCGTGAACTTCGGGCTGACGACGCTGGGCATGGCCGACCTGCCCGACCGGCTGCTCGCCCTGCTCGCCGCCGCCGACGTCAGCGCCGGGCGGCTCGTCGTCGAGGTCCCCGAGACCCGCCTGATCACCGATCCGCGGATCCTCGACGTCCTCACCGAGCTGCGCAGCTGCGGATTCAAGATCGCCATCGACGACTTCGGCATCGGGTACTCGAACCTGGCCCGGCTCGGTGCGCTGGCGCCGGACGTCATCAAGTTCGACCGGTCGCTCATCGAGCCGCTGGGCGGCTCGCACGCGTCCGCCCGCATCGTGGCGAGCATGATCGCCCTGGCCCACGACCTGGGCGCGATGACGGTGGCCGAGGGGGTCGAGACGCCCGCGCAGCGCGACGCGCTCGTCGCGCTCGGCTGCGACGCGATGCAGGGCTACCTGCTCGGCCGGCCGGTCGTGCCGGAGCAGCCGCCGGCGCTCGTGCCCGTCGCCTGA
- a CDS encoding PilW family protein, which produces MLTRWRSARADRDAGMSLIELMVGMGLATLVGALALVFFVGSTSQADRVSAQSLDASDVRVAADRIAAELRTADTPSARPGFAAGRFDTLTASRLVFYSNIDSTSRAGTAGRTPPTKLDIYVENGALKEKRYAPTTKYTDNYPSSYNYANNYPTNPTSTSVLLPTLGSSSVFSYCTIDTDPTVKCTPAATATSIAAVNITLSVPAKSGNAAQTLKTTVAITGATS; this is translated from the coding sequence ATGCTGACGCGCTGGCGCTCCGCGCGCGCGGACCGCGACGCCGGGATGTCGTTGATCGAGCTCATGGTCGGCATGGGGCTGGCCACACTCGTCGGTGCCCTGGCGCTCGTCTTCTTCGTCGGCAGCACGAGCCAGGCCGACCGGGTATCGGCCCAGTCGCTCGACGCCTCGGACGTCCGCGTCGCCGCCGACCGCATCGCCGCTGAGCTCCGCACCGCCGACACGCCGAGCGCCCGGCCGGGCTTCGCCGCCGGCCGGTTCGACACGCTCACCGCGTCGCGCTTGGTCTTCTACAGCAACATCGACTCGACCAGCCGCGCGGGCACGGCGGGACGGACGCCGCCGACCAAACTCGACATCTACGTCGAGAACGGTGCACTGAAGGAGAAGCGGTACGCGCCGACAACGAAGTACACCGACAACTACCCGAGCTCGTACAACTACGCGAACAACTACCCGACGAACCCCACGTCGACCTCGGTGCTGCTCCCGACACTCGGCAGCAGCAGCGTCTTCAGCTACTGCACCATCGACACCGACCCCACGGTGAAGTGCACGCCGGCCGCCACGGCCACCTCGATCGCCGCCGTGAACATCACGCTGAGCGTCCCGGCGAAGTCCGGCAACGCCGCACAGACGCTGAAGACGACCGTCGCCATCACCGGAGCGACGTCGTGA
- the pilM gene encoding type IV pilus assembly protein PilM — MAAPVTAALDIGSTSIRAIEVRRTKSRPMIERFEQVELPDGAVVGGVVKDEKAVTAALKQLRSAKAVTARSVSLAVTHQQVVVREVEVANLSSDEMRLALPHQMRDVLPLPVDEAILDFFPLEDPGSKETVRGLLTAAPREAVTNTVEAVEKAGLKVDRVDLACFAVLRAVAAVADGAEAIVDIGANTTLVVIHTAGVPQIVRTIPRGGHEVTSVLAHRLGVAVPEAEERKCHLGIHGGDAAHAEAMVEASRPLINEIRSTITYFAKTQPATALHRVTLVGGGSRLRGLTEELGKSLTVPAVVGNPLQYVGYARRGGSHDAIGNHRAAAAVSVGLTLGVAS, encoded by the coding sequence ATGGCTGCCCCCGTCACGGCCGCTCTCGACATCGGCTCGACGTCCATCCGCGCCATCGAGGTGCGCCGGACCAAGTCGCGCCCGATGATCGAGCGGTTCGAGCAGGTCGAGCTGCCCGACGGCGCCGTCGTCGGCGGCGTCGTCAAGGACGAGAAGGCGGTCACCGCCGCCCTCAAGCAGCTGCGCAGCGCGAAGGCCGTCACCGCCAGATCGGTCTCGCTCGCGGTGACCCACCAGCAGGTCGTCGTCCGCGAGGTGGAGGTCGCCAACCTCTCATCGGACGAGATGCGCCTCGCCCTGCCCCACCAGATGCGCGACGTCCTGCCACTGCCGGTGGACGAGGCGATCCTCGACTTCTTCCCCCTCGAGGACCCGGGCAGCAAGGAGACCGTCCGCGGGCTGCTGACCGCCGCGCCGCGCGAGGCCGTGACGAACACCGTCGAGGCGGTCGAGAAGGCAGGCCTGAAGGTCGACCGCGTCGACCTCGCCTGCTTCGCGGTGCTGCGCGCGGTCGCCGCGGTGGCCGACGGCGCGGAGGCCATCGTCGACATCGGCGCCAACACGACGCTCGTCGTGATCCACACCGCCGGGGTGCCGCAGATCGTGCGCACCATCCCACGAGGCGGTCACGAGGTGACCTCGGTGCTCGCCCACCGGCTCGGTGTCGCGGTGCCGGAGGCCGAGGAGCGCAAGTGCCACCTCGGCATCCACGGCGGCGACGCCGCGCACGCCGAGGCGATGGTCGAGGCGAGCCGCCCGCTGATCAACGAGATCCGCAGCACCATCACCTACTTCGCCAAGACCCAGCCGGCGACGGCGCTGCACCGGGTCACGCTCGTCGGTGGCGGCTCGCGACTGCGCGGGTTGACCGAGGAGCTCGGCAAGAGCCTGACCGTACCCGCTGTCGTCGGCAACCCGCTGCAGTACGTCGGCTACGCCCGTCGGGGTGGCAGCCACGACGCGATCGGCAACCACCGCGCCGCCGCGGCCGTGTCGGTCGGCCTCACCCTGGGAGTCGCGTCATGA